The DNA window TTTACGATTCCGTTAGATGTTCGTTAATGCTATGTCAGGCATGAATAAGTCTTTGAAATCATGTTTTGTTTTCGGTAAAACTTTGAAACCATGTTAAAATCAATTGGGGACAAATATTAACCTTTTGTGAAAAAGGATAATATGTTCTTCAAACGTCCACCTTTAAAATTGTCTTTTTCGTTTCTTTTTCTGTACAGGCTTACAAAAAAAGATTCGAGTATAAAACCTCTTGTGCTCATTTTCAAATATGTAACATTTTCAATTTGGACACAAAACTATCATCTAATTAAATTGTGATATCACTACCATCATCATggttattataataaaataaaaattgggtCGGAAGTGACAACCCCAAGAAGAAGGTGGAGTGAAAGTAGagatgaaaaggaaaaaaaagagaaaaatgcGCATGCAAGCATGCAGATATACTAATACACactattttacaaatttattaactcatattttttttggtaaaacatcAACTCAACTCATATCTTGggatttgtatttattttattttcttatttaaatacTCATGCgctatatacacatattatatgcAAATGCATATGATCTTAAGTACACTGCAAGTGTTTGCTTACAGTTAAGTACGAGAGTATGTGTGTGTAGGGGGGGCGGGGAGGGGGGCTACTGGCATTCCAAGCCAACATTTCAATAGGGTTATGATAGAGGCTTGACGAAACTAGTGTTTTTTCTCATTATTTTACCTCTCAGCTTGCggttttataattttgattttgtaaataaataaaaactataaaaaggTTCTCTTGAAATGGAAAGTGtaacaaaaattgtatttttcattcttttattaaagcaataatttgtatatatttctgaattcataactttaaatatttcaaCGATGATTTAATGAGTACTTTATTCTgagagaaaaagacaaaaataatagtctaaaaagtaaaacaattttatatcaCAACTCCATACTATAGCTTAGGATAATGAAATATTATCTTATAAAAGGTGAAAAATGAATATAGGGAATAAAAATAGTAGAAacgtatttttctttttttcgaaTGAAATAGTAGAAACGTTTCCTACGCAAAGAACAAGAAGGTTGTCTACATAGGGAGGGTGAATTAGGCTACACTGGCAATAGATGAATAGAAGCCATCACTTTGTTTTCTTATTCCAATCATCAATGGCACATTATCATCCCGTTAACTTATTCATTCTATATCTCTTTAAGCAAAAGAGGGTTATATGTCTCATTGGTGTATCCATAACATCTACATGGTTGCATTAGAATATTAGTGTGGCCTTTTTGCTTTGGTTGCTTTTTTTTCCCCCTTTCTCTATTTGTTTTGCATGAGTATCAGTAACCAACGTTTGTACCCATCTCACATTGTCCAGATATGCTGtccattttttcttatttttatatagaaaatgaaatatttgtCCTAAAAACGAAAGTGAGGAAGCTATATCATTAAACcagtttttaataataaaaaaaatcattgagaGCTTTCTTTCAGAAATATCATAAGAGGGGTTTATAAAGTCTAAACACGATATTATGATATTtaacaacaaaataaacaagCTTTAATGGTTTTACGAAAGccttctattttttcttaattttattagatattttacTTAAATTTGAACACTTAAGTGTTGTGCTAgctttagtaaaaaaattctGGGTCCTGGATGCAAACAGAGGAGGTAGCTGGATTTGGAAATCCCTTTGCGAGCTTCGATCATTGGCTCGTCCCTTTGTCTTCTGCAAAATAGGCTCAGGATTTACTGGTAGCTTTTGGTTCGACAATTGGATATCTCTAGGTCCATTAATCGAGCTGGTGGGTGTGAATGCTCCAAGAACCACGGGCTTAGCTGAGAATGCGACAGTTCATGATGCTCTTTTGGGTAATCGATGGTGGCTGACCTCGTCGAGATCAAGAAACCCAACTATCGTGTTCTTTAAAGACTCATTACCGGACCCGACAGATATGTCTCTTTCTGAGGTGGACGATCGGTATCTTTGGCAGATTGGTGGGAACGCTCCCAAAGATAGTTTCTCCTCTTCAGACATGTGGAATCACTTGTTTAATCATTCTCCGGCAGTACCTTGGTATAGATCAGTGTGGTTTACAGGTATGATTCCGAAGCATGCTTTTCTCTCGTGGCTTGTAGCACTGGATAGACTGTCAACTAGAGACATAATGAGGCGTTGGGGGATTACTGTCTCTCCTATGTGCCTCCTCTGTGGCAGTAGTGATGAGTGCAGACAACACCTATTCTTCGATTGTTCTTACAGTCAGGAGGTTTGGGAATTTTTCTACTCTAGACTCCATCTTTCTCCTCCTCATTTGTTCGAAGATGGACTCAGG is part of the Raphanus sativus cultivar WK10039 unplaced genomic scaffold, ASM80110v3 Scaffold4929, whole genome shotgun sequence genome and encodes:
- the LOC130507615 gene encoding uncharacterized protein LOC130507615, with the translated sequence GGSWIWKSLCELRSLARPFVFCKIGSGFTGSFWFDNWISLGPLIELVGVNAPRTTGLAENATVHDALLGNRWWLTSSRSRNPTIVFFKDSLPDPTDMSLSEVDDRYLWQIGGNAPKDSFSSSDMWNHLFNHSPAVPWYRSVWFTGMIPKHAFLSWLVALDRLSTRDIMRRWGITVSPMCLLCGSSDECRQHLFFDCSYSQEVWEFFYSRLHLSPPHLFEDGLRWISSPTQDNNINLILHLSFQASVYLLWKERNSRIHSQVSRPPAVLIAEIQRLICAKLDSLSRAQRHRPSTVSFLSTWFSFF